From Homo sapiens chromosome 22 genomic scaffold, GRCh38.p14 alternate locus group ALT_REF_LOCI_1 HSCHR22_1_CTG4, one genomic window encodes:
- the APOL5 gene encoding apolipoprotein L5 isoform X1 → MTAAPTKIHPDSQLSRSTVMSFRAEMTQEEMSLILVHLQAWEKVVKKCGFESDEAGMLSYFLFEELMRCDKDSMPDGNLSEEEKLFLSYFPLHKFELEQNIKELNTLADQVDTTHELLTKTSLVASSSGAVSGVMNILGLALAPVTAGGSLMLSATGTGLGAAAAITNIVTNVLENRSNSAARDKASRLGPLTTSHEAFGGINWSEIEAAGFCVNKCVKAIQGIKDLHAYQMAKSNSGFMAMVKNFVAKRHIPFWMARGVQRAFEGTTLAMTNGAWVMGAAGAGFLLMKDMSSFLQSWKHLEDGARTETAEELRALAKKLEQELDRLTQHHRHLPQKASQTCSSSRGRAVRGSRVVKPEGSRSPLPWPVVEHQPRLGPGVALRTPKRTVCAPRMLGHQPAPPAPARKGRQAPGRHRQ, encoded by the exons ATGACTGCAGCACCAACCAAAATCCACCCAG ACAGCCAACTTTCCCGGAGCACTGTTATGTCTTTTCGGGCTGAGatgactcaagaagaaatgtCCCTGATCCTTGTCCATCTCCAGGCTTGGGAGAAGGTTGTAAAGAAATGTGGCTTCGAAAG TGATGAGGCTGGTATGCTGTCCTACTTTCTGTTTGAAGAGCTGATGCGATGTGACAAAGATTCCATGCCAGATGGAAATCTGTCAGAGGAGGAAAAATTGTTTCTCTCATATTTTCCTTTGCACAAGTTTGAGCTAGAACAGAACATCAAAGAACTTAACACCCTTGCGGACCAAGTTGACACCACTCACGAGTTGCTtaccaagaccagcctggtggcCAGCTCTTCCGGGGCTGTTTCTGGGGTCATGAACATCCTGGGTTTGGCCCTAGCACCTGTGACAGCAGGAGGCAGTCTCATGCTCTCAGCAACTGGGACAGGGTTGGGGGCAGCAGCTGCCATCACCAACATAGTAACAAATGTCTTAGAAAATAGAAGCAATTCAGCAGCAAGAGACAAAGCCAGCCGACTGGGGCCTCTGACAACATCACATGAGGCTTTCGGAGGAATAAATTGGTCTGAAATCGAGGCTGCTGGCTTTTGTGTTAATAAGTGTGTAAAAGCTATCCAGGGCATCAAGGATCTTCATGCCTACCAGATGGCCAAATCCAACTCTGGCTTCATGGCTATGGTCAAGAATTTTGTGGCCAAGAGACACATCCCTTTCTGGATGGCTAGAGGGGTGCAGAGAGCCTTTGAGGGCACAACTCTGGCCATGACCAATGGTGCCTGGGTGATGGGTGCTGCTGGGGCTGGCTTCTTACTTATGAAAGACATGAGCAGCTTCCTGCAGAGCTGGAAGCACCTGGAGGATGGGGCAAGGACGGAGACAGCAGAGGAACTGAGAGCACTTGCTAAGAAGCTGGAGCAGGAGCTGGACCGGCTCACCCAGCACCACCGGCACCTGCCGCAGAAGGCGAGCCAGACCTGTTCCAGCTCCCGGGGCAGGGCTGTTCGAGGATCCCGTGTGGTTAAACCAGAAG GGTCTCGCTCACCTCTCCCCTGGCCTGTTGTGGAGCACCAGCCTAGGCTGGGCCCTGGCGTGGCACTGAGGACACCAAAGAGGACAGTCTGTGCCCCAAGGATGCTTGGCCACCAGCCAGCCCCACCAGCACCAGCAAGAAAGGGGAGACAGGCCCCGGGAAGACACCGACAATGA
- the APOL5 gene encoding apolipoprotein L5 (The RefSeq protein has 2 substitutions compared to this genomic sequence), whose amino-acid sequence MPCGKQGNLQVPGSKVLPGLGEGCKEMWLRKVIYGGEVWGKSPEPEFPSLVNLCQSWKINNLMSTVHSDEAGMLSYFLFEELMRCDKDSMPDGNLSEEEKLFLSYFPLHKFELEQNIKELNTLADQVDTTHELLTKTSLVASSSGAVSGVMNILGLALAPVTAGGSLMLSATGTGLGAAAAITNIVTNVLENRSNSAARDKASRLGPLTTSHEAFGGINWSEIEAAGFCVNKCVKAIQGIKDLHAYQMAKSNSGFMAMVKNFVAKRHIPFWTARGVQRAFEGTTLAMTNGAWVMGAAGAGFLLMKDMSSFLQSWKHLEDGARTETAEELRALAKKLEQELDRLTQHHRHLPQKASQTCSSSRGRAVRGSRVVKPEGSRSPLPWPVVEHQPRLGPGVALRTPKRTVSAPRMLGHQPAPPAPARKGRQAPGRHRQ is encoded by the exons aTGCCATGTGGCAAACAAGGAAATTTGCAAGTTCCCGGTTCCAAGGTGTTACCTG GCTTGGGAGAAGGTTGTAAAGAAATGTGGCTTCGAAAGGTAATCTACGGAGGTGAGGTCTGGGGGAAGTCCCCAGAACCTGAGTTCC CCTCACTCGTGAACCTGTGCCAGAGTTGGAAAATTAACAATTTGATGTCAACTGTCCACAGTGATGAGGCTGGTATGCTGTCCTACTTTCTGTTTGAAGAGCTGATGCGATGTGACAAAGATTCCATGCCAGATGGAAATCTGTCAGAGGAGGAAAAATTGTTTCTCTCATATTTTCCTTTGCACAAGTTTGAGCTAGAACAGAACATCAAAGAACTTAACACCCTTGCGGACCAAGTTGACACCACTCACGAGTTGCTtaccaagaccagcctggtggcCAGCTCTTCCGGGGCTGTTTCTGGGGTCATGAACATCCTGGGTTTGGCCCTAGCACCTGTGACAGCAGGAGGCAGTCTCATGCTCTCAGCAACTGGGACAGGGTTGGGGGCAGCAGCTGCCATCACCAACATAGTAACAAATGTCTTAGAAAATAGAAGCAATTCAGCAGCAAGAGACAAAGCCAGCCGACTGGGGCCTCTGACAACATCACATGAGGCTTTCGGAGGAATAAATTGGTCTGAAATCGAGGCTGCTGGCTTTTGTGTTAATAAGTGTGTAAAAGCTATCCAGGGCATCAAGGATCTTCATGCCTACCAGATGGCCAAATCCAACTCTGGCTTCATGGCTATGGTCAAGAATTTTGTGGCCAAGAGACACATCCCTTTCTGGATGGCTAGAGGGGTGCAGAGAGCCTTTGAGGGCACAACTCTGGCCATGACCAATGGTGCCTGGGTGATGGGTGCTGCTGGGGCTGGCTTCTTACTTATGAAAGACATGAGCAGCTTCCTGCAGAGCTGGAAGCACCTGGAGGATGGGGCAAGGACGGAGACAGCAGAGGAACTGAGAGCACTTGCTAAGAAGCTGGAGCAGGAGCTGGACCGGCTCACCCAGCACCACCGGCACCTGCCGCAGAAGGCGAGCCAGACCTGTTCCAGCTCCCGGGGCAGGGCTGTTCGAGGATCCCGTGTGGTTAAACCAGAAG GGTCTCGCTCACCTCTCCCCTGGCCTGTTGTGGAGCACCAGCCTAGGCTGGGCCCTGGCGTGGCACTGAGGACACCAAAGAGGACAGTCTGTGCCCCAAGGATGCTTGGCCACCAGCCAGCCCCACCAGCACCAGCAAGAAAGGGGAGACAGGCCCCGGGAAGACACCGACAATGA
- the APOL5 gene encoding apolipoprotein L5 isoform X2, with the protein MLSYFLFEELMRCDKDSMPDGNLSEEEKLFLSYFPLHKFELEQNIKELNTLADQVDTTHELLTKTSLVASSSGAVSGVMNILGLALAPVTAGGSLMLSATGTGLGAAAAITNIVTNVLENRSNSAARDKASRLGPLTTSHEAFGGINWSEIEAAGFCVNKCVKAIQGIKDLHAYQMAKSNSGFMAMVKNFVAKRHIPFWMARGVQRAFEGTTLAMTNGAWVMGAAGAGFLLMKDMSSFLQSWKHLEDGARTETAEELRALAKKLEQELDRLTQHHRHLPQKASQTCSSSRGRAVRGSRVVKPEGSRSPLPWPVVEHQPRLGPGVALRTPKRTVCAPRMLGHQPAPPAPARKGRQAPGRHRQ; encoded by the exons ATGCTGTCCTACTTTCTGTTTGAAGAGCTGATGCGATGTGACAAAGATTCCATGCCAGATGGAAATCTGTCAGAGGAGGAAAAATTGTTTCTCTCATATTTTCCTTTGCACAAGTTTGAGCTAGAACAGAACATCAAAGAACTTAACACCCTTGCGGACCAAGTTGACACCACTCACGAGTTGCTtaccaagaccagcctggtggcCAGCTCTTCCGGGGCTGTTTCTGGGGTCATGAACATCCTGGGTTTGGCCCTAGCACCTGTGACAGCAGGAGGCAGTCTCATGCTCTCAGCAACTGGGACAGGGTTGGGGGCAGCAGCTGCCATCACCAACATAGTAACAAATGTCTTAGAAAATAGAAGCAATTCAGCAGCAAGAGACAAAGCCAGCCGACTGGGGCCTCTGACAACATCACATGAGGCTTTCGGAGGAATAAATTGGTCTGAAATCGAGGCTGCTGGCTTTTGTGTTAATAAGTGTGTAAAAGCTATCCAGGGCATCAAGGATCTTCATGCCTACCAGATGGCCAAATCCAACTCTGGCTTCATGGCTATGGTCAAGAATTTTGTGGCCAAGAGACACATCCCTTTCTGGATGGCTAGAGGGGTGCAGAGAGCCTTTGAGGGCACAACTCTGGCCATGACCAATGGTGCCTGGGTGATGGGTGCTGCTGGGGCTGGCTTCTTACTTATGAAAGACATGAGCAGCTTCCTGCAGAGCTGGAAGCACCTGGAGGATGGGGCAAGGACGGAGACAGCAGAGGAACTGAGAGCACTTGCTAAGAAGCTGGAGCAGGAGCTGGACCGGCTCACCCAGCACCACCGGCACCTGCCGCAGAAGGCGAGCCAGACCTGTTCCAGCTCCCGGGGCAGGGCTGTTCGAGGATCCCGTGTGGTTAAACCAGAAG GGTCTCGCTCACCTCTCCCCTGGCCTGTTGTGGAGCACCAGCCTAGGCTGGGCCCTGGCGTGGCACTGAGGACACCAAAGAGGACAGTCTGTGCCCCAAGGATGCTTGGCCACCAGCCAGCCCCACCAGCACCAGCAAGAAAGGGGAGACAGGCCCCGGGAAGACACCGACAATGA